The DNA region TTCGCCAGGGCGGAGTCGCAGCACCGCATCCCGCCCGGCCGTCGCTCCAAGCAGGTACGGGGCGTCCGAGGCACGTCGTggaagctcgccgacgaggcaaTGGCCGGATGCCCGCATCGCACCagacgccgcctcgtcgcttTCCTGATttccctccatccatccatccatccatccctttCATCGAACAAGATTTGGGTGTCGGCCTGACACGTCCTCCCGCCTGCATGGGCAACAGGATGGCGCTCCACGGCAGCCCCACCACAGGCACACGGCGAATGGGGCGGCATGCCACCACAAGCCCAGGCGGGTGGACGGCCAGGACCACCCACCCTCATCCGCATTTGCGGCGGCAGATCGTCTCGGAGCGATGGCGCGATGAAtcggatgggatgggatgggatggggtggggtgggcgggcaggcgagaATGGCCGCAAATGTTttggttgttgttgtttttttcttccttgTGTTTCCGTGCCATCGCTGCTGAagcgccgcctgccatgGCGCAAAGGTTGTGGCCCGGGCTGAGCTTGCGGACGTCCCTGTCGTCAATGATGACTGGcaggccggggggggggaggaccCTCGACAGCGTCGTGCTTGCGAAGTGGCTGGAAGCATATCCGCCGTAGATGGATCCTGGGGTCGCCTGGTGACGCCGTTTGATGCCGCTCTCCACAAGGGTATGCCGGGCGGTCGAGCAACCCCTGTCACGCACGCCCGCGTGGCCAAACCCGTGCTGTCTGGCTGTCCGTCCGTCAAGCCTTCCGCTGCCCCCGTTGGGGTTGGGGGTGGAGGGGAGTCATTTCTCCCTGGCCGAAAGAGTCCGTCGTCGCGATTGAGACTGTCGGTTTTTGCCGGTGCGTTTTTTTTCCTCTTGGTTTTGCGAACCTGCCGGCGACTGGCGCTCATCCGTCTTCCATTCGGCAGCCAgcgagcgcgggcgccgtccaCTGGAGGGACACGGCCGCCATAGCGGCCACTAACAGCAGGGCGCGctgtgtcggcggcgggctggcggccatggatgTAAGTGCGAGGTAGACCcggcggacggacgagcgcggcgcgggacaGCACAACGCCGCAGAAACCAACGCAGAAGGAGCCGGAAAACGTAGAAATGGGGAGGAGACCGCGAGGGAAGCAGAGGGGAAAAAAGGGTGTTTGGAAACGGGAGGAGCGAGAGCGGTCGCGAAGACAAAGGtcgggggaaggggggtcAGTTatgtgagcgagcgagccagcGGACGACTGCCTTGCCAGGTACCTTACGCAAGGTACGTCGGGTAcgtggcctggccgggcctggcctggccggccctCCATGGCgtggcctgggctgggctgggctgagctgCCCGCGCTGTGTGTGCGCTGTGTGCCCGCACTGCCCAGCCATTTCCAGTGCGGTCCACGCTCCCTGTAGGTTCACTGGCCAGCGCCCAGCCCTCCCGTCACCCAGCCCGCACCCAGTGGTCGGCAGTGAACCCAGTGCCTAAGAGAGACCTGGCGAGAGACGGGAAAAACCTTCACCACCCACGTCTACCTACGTCGGCCAGACGAAAACatcgcgtcgacgaggccatcatcgaAGACGCATATCGTCCGATCCCTTGGCCGTCTGCAAAGGAGGCTTTTTCCCGCAAATCCCTCCTCCCGTCGTCAtccttttcttcttcccacTCGCACGCGGgcaggctgcgctgcgctgcggcgggcagcgtcgcggcgtcgGGTCCCCCGCCCCTGCCCACCCGCGCGTGGGCCTCGCACACTCACTCGTCCCTCGATCCGTCCGCACAGCCCAGACCACACCTcacgcgccgggccgcccaGGCAACCCCCCCAGACGGACCGACAGATGGGCAATTCCGCGAAAGCCAACGGAAGACGAGACGGAGTCACCATGCTCGCCAGCGTACGGCCCATCTGCcacgagcacggcggccgtcggcagGCTGCGTGCGGTTGGGTGGCAGCCGTCTTTCGTTGTTATCGTGGTGCTGGTagtcgtggtggtgctgttCCATGTCCGGCAAACGCTAGACACACAACAAGGCCTCCCTCTCCCGGCACGGACGAggcgtcccccccccctcctcctgaTTGCCCGGCCATCTATCCGTCAATCagtccgtctgtctgtcttcCTTCCTGTCAATCCCAGGCAgcgcccaagcccaagtGTCCCGCGCACCCGAAACAGCCTGCTCGACTCAATGTGCTCCCGGCCCTGCGTGTAGGCATCTCTGCATCCCTCACCCCACATCGAGGCGTCTTGGGGTGGCGACATTTTGTTATTAGCCCTCGTCAAACCCCTCGCTCCCACCACCAGCGTGGCCTCCTCCGACTCTGCGGCGTGTCAGCCCGCCTCGATGCCGCAGACGCGCTGACCTCTCGGCGACGGAACCGTCAAATgactcgccgtcggcgagaCAGGCTGCACGGAAGATGCAGTTGCAAACGAGGGCTCAATCAACCCGGGTCGGCCGGTGCTGCAGCAGACAGCCGTAGCAGCTGCAGATCTGTTTCACGGCCCCAGGACGGGCCCCCGCGGTTTCGCTCCccaggacagggcagggccaaGAACCGTCTTGACTCTGCCAAATACTCGACCACGTTCTTTTCTCTTCGCTGGTGACTTGGTTTTTTGATCGAATGCCGCTTGATTCCCCCCGGCAGGAGCTcggaggccgtcgtcgagaaggcAATCAATGTCTGAGATAACTCGGCGTCCCCACGGCTGCACTAACGAGGCTTGTATGCTGGCCCCATGTTGATAGTAGTCTTGCACACCAAAAGTCCAACCCAGCTGCCGAGATGAATTGGCATGATTGATGCATTTATCCCGCTgccagggagggagggcccCTGCTAAAAGGCAGCTTCGTAAACGGCCAGACTCTTTTGCGCGCGCTCTGTCCGCAGCGTCGGAGGTACATGGTAGCCTGCCCTATCCGAGGTGTCGAGGTATTACAATGTGCTCGGCTCTCCGCACGCACATGCCCAGCCGCAGGAAATCACACGCACATCGTCTTCCTGCTCGTTTTCACCTGGACGGATTCTGGCTTCATGCATCAtgcagggcgcggcgcagccagATCTTTCGGGGATGTCGTTGGACGGACGTCTTATCCTGCGTTTGGGCCGGGAGGTCGCACCGTTcacgccgcccgcttcgCACCTCGTCCTTTTTCTTCACAATGGTGTGCTGCAGCTTTCGGGAGCGCCCTGGCCTGCTGGCTCGAGAATATCCCGATTAAGCATTGCGCCCCCGCATGTCAACCTGGGTGGTGTGGGGTCCCTCATTCATCCTTTGGCGGCCAACACCAAAGCGCAAAGCGTGACATGCACCTACGCTTCACACTGCACTTTGTCGTTACTTACCCTGTATGGCCTGGAGCCTGGAGCCCAGATGCTGTCGCCCTGCAAAAGCAAGCACAAGCAGGTGCATTGCCTCATGAGGCAGGTCGCTGTGTTAGGAACTCGTTTTTGCTGCTATTGACATTCCTAGCGCTGTTGGGTTTCGTCTTTACGCAACGTACTCGTTGTTGCTGCACGAAGTAGCGGCTTTACCAAAGCCCTGCGAATGACGCCAGCGCTTGCAGTGAGCTGCGGCTAAGAAAGGCACCGCGGTTTATCTCGCCATACCAGTCGCAGTGTGGCACAACGGTCCGCATAGACCCCGAGTATTCATCTGAGCATCTACAGTACATCACCCGCCACCCTTTCCCTCGAAAGTTTCAGCACAGCCCGTATgctgtcgtcgagcccgtccAGCGCCAGGTACTCATCCATCCACGCAATCGTCTTTTGTGCGAGTCTCGCCCGATCAGTCGTGGACTCGAGCTTCTCCGTCAACCGGCCCAGCACCGTCCGTAGGTTCGCGGCAAAGTCTGCCGTATGCGGGCTCAGACCCAGGATGGGCTGTCTGATGTAGCAGCTGCAGGTGGCGGGGTCCTCGGGGAACTGCTCTTCTATGACGTGCAGCACATGCTGAGCCACCTTGGGCTGCACCGAGACGCTGCGGAAGGCCCCGAGCATGACATAGAatgcctcggcgacgtcggccttgaAGAAGGGCTGCTTCCGCGATATGTCGAAGATGGCGATTGGTATCGCCCCGTCCATGGCCGGATTCGACCTGAGCTGCGCCGATTCCTGCTcgttgatggccttggcctgggcgcgcgacggcacgggcagctcgttgtcgccatcgtcgtcgtcgtcctcggcgtcgctgtctTCGATCCGTagctcgtcatcggcgtcaGTTCGATCCGGCCGCAGCGGATCTTTGGCGGCTTTGCCTggcttggccttgcgcttgTCGACCTTGGCCAGCCACTCCATCTCAGACCGGGCATACTCCATCCACAACCCGCACTCCTTGTTGCAGAAGCGGCAGCCGCGCATGAAGAagccgcgcgacgaggccatgtctccgttgcgggcggcgcgccggccggccatgacCCACAGCTCAGGGTCGGTCGGGTTCATGCGGAGGGCGTTGGTCATGGTCTTGCGCCACCGCTTCGTTGCCTTGACGCCGGCCGTGTAGGCCAGGTACTCGCGCCACAgctcgccgctggcggggTGTCTGTTGACCGACCGCTCGTagatggcgaggacgcggcccTGCCCGGCGTGCGCCGAGTTGAGGTGCCGGATCTTGAGCCGCTTGCAGCGCTTCGacttgagcgcctcgagcgacTGCTCCCACTTGGCGTACGAGGACCATTCAGCGGGCTTGTTGCCGGGCGAGAGGACCCTGTGCTCGTAGTCGTTGCGCTTCTGGACAATGTTGCGAATCTCGTCCTGCGACGCCCAGTCAGCTAGCTGCCtgcggccaggccggcgaggggagggggggagcaAAGCTGTTCGTACCTTGGAGAAGACGCCCTTGTCTTCCCATTCGCGCAGTTGCGGGACGGACCGCTCGAGGTAGAACCTCGCCTTTTCGGCGACGCCTGCCATGGTGTTGGATGTGCGCGGCGTGAGGGGGGAAAAGAGATCGACTGCGTTGCGCGCGGGGAGTCGGGGTCAGGCGAGACGCAGCGGCGACTCTTCATCCCGGGCGCTGGAAGTTTTCGCAAGGCTGCTGGAAATTTTAGCGGGGCTGCTTTCCAGGCTCAGCCTTGCTCGGGCGTGGCGCTGTGACTGGCCGGAGCCTCCAGCGTGGAGACGAGGGAAGCTCGTAAGCCGCTGACAGCGTCTGCGCCCTCCAATTGAGACGGGCAGCTCCAGGGGTCCgctactactaggtagcaATTGAGTCTCGGCACGCTGCCGCGAGGTGGGCCAGCCTTGGGCAGGGGCacaggcgcagcgcgcgctggtcaggggatggatggatggcttgcAGCACGCGCCGAGTCTCACTGGACTGGCCCGAGGCGTTGCTGGCCCGAATCTTACCAATTCCACGACTCCAAGACTGTGCCTCCACTTCCTCACCCTCCACTTGTCCTCCACCCCCGAGCCGTCCCCTCGGATCTTCCGGATGGTGGCACCCTGACCTTCCCTTCTTCACTCACGTTCGTTTCTCCTTGCCTGCCGCCATGGGATCGAAAtacaaggacaaggacggcggcgtcgtcctgAGCTTCGGCGGCCAGTGGGTGAGCTGGGCGCACACGGCCGTCGCGTACAGTAagtctcgccgccgccgccgccgcggcgacgtggagcTGGCTCGCTGGTGCTGATTGATGCCGCAGCGGCCTTTCTCAGCGcgctcatcatcggcgtcgcGTTGCACTACCGCAAGATTGTCCAGAATGAGTTCTACGGCTACCCTGACGAGTGGTTCCCGTCCGTCTCCGCGACGATTGGCGATCGATACCCGGAGCGATCCTTCTTCATGAtcttcatcgccatcacctCTGGTACGACCACCGGCTTGCGCCAACGAGATGCGTGCTAACAGCTACCCCAGGCCCTCGctttgccctcgtcggcctctgGTATCTCCTCACGCGGAGGCCCGGCTCCAAGCTCCCCGGCTTCGTCGCGTCCATGGGGCTTCTGCGCACCCTGacgtgcggcggctggaccTACATCACGTCGACCGACGACCACGACTGGCACGACATTCTCATGATCTCCTACATCGTCGCGACCCTGCCGTGGACGACGGGGTGCATCGCCCTGAGCCCGGCGAACCCGACCGCCATCAAGTACCGCAAGTATCTTGCTGGCGCCTTCTTCGGGACCCTGGTGCCCCTGATTTACTTTTTCATTCAGCACAAGGTCCACCGCGTTGCTGGCGGTGAGTTGCCCCCTCACGGGCGCCTGATCTGGAGCACGGGCTGACCGAGACAGCCTACACGACGTATGCCTTTTTCGAGTGGGCGTTGATCATCCTTGATGTTGGGTTTGATGCGGTCACGGCTCTTGACTTTTCAACATTTGAGGTTCTGGTCAAGGATGTCAAGGGAACCAGCAAGGGGTACGTCCAATGGCTTCCGAGATAAGGTAGTGCTGGCTTGGCGTGCAGTCACTCCCAAATAGACTTGATCCTTGAAACGTGAGCCGTTGTCTAAGATGGTTATAGTGAGAACCTCTCCTCGGTCCCGTCTGCCGTGCTGGAAAAGGAGTGAgtcgccccctccccgggaGCATCGCCCGTGCGCCGCTGACCGACTCGCAGACAGGACAAGGTCACTGCCGGCGTCTTTTCGTTGCGCTTCACCTGGATAGAGGCGCTCGACACTGCCGCGGATGTCTATCACGGCGTAAGAGATGTGCACGCTTGCTCTGCACAACGACGAATCTGACCGACTGCAGTTTGTATTCTGGTCCATGTTGACCAGCCTGGGCCTGCTCGTCTGGTGTAAGTGCAAACAAACGCTGGCTGTTCGTGGTCCGCTGCTAACACCACCCAGTCTTTCCCCTCTGGCACATGGGCATTTCCGGCTACGAGGCCTTTGTCTTGGTTTCGATCTCGCCGGTGCTCCTGGCGGGGCCCCTTCgccccgtcatcatcagTAATCTGCGCGTCATCCACGTCCTgtcgctggcgggcgtcgcggcgtaCCTGGTGATTGACCCAGTCTACCGCCTCTTCACGGTTGGATTCGGCGTGGCCCTAGCCACGTTGGGCTGGGTGGGCACGCTGTACGCCGAGTCGATGCACGAGACGCGCTTCGAGTCGAAGCTGCTGGGCCTGATGGTGGGCCTGATCCtttcgtcgacg from Purpureocillium takamizusanense chromosome 3, complete sequence includes:
- the UTP6 gene encoding U3 snoRNP protein (COG:S~EggNog:ENOG503NYHC); the protein is MAGVAEKARFYLERSVPQLREWEDKGVFSKDEIRNIVQKRNDYEHRVLSPGNKPAEWSSYAKWEQSLEALKSKRCKRLKIRHLNSAHAGQGRVLAIYERSVNRHPASGELWREYLAYTAGVKATKRWRKTMTNALRMNPTDPELWVMAGRRAARNGDMASSRGFFMRGCRFCNKECGLWMEYARSEMEWLAKVDKRKAKPGKAAKDPLRPDRTDADDELRIEDSDAEDDDDDGDNELPVPSRAQAKAINEQESAQLRSNPAMDGAIPIAIFDISRKQPFFKADVAEAFYVMLGAFRSVSVQPKVAQHVLHVIEEQFPEDPATCSCYIRQPILGLSPHTADFAANLRTVLGRLTEKLESTTDRARLAQKTIAWMDEYLALDGLDDSIRAVLKLSRERVAGDVL